A single window of Synechococcus sp. C9 DNA harbors:
- a CDS encoding radical SAM protein: protein MKNHLYILGMKTGSIYTGPQTVHIDITNACNTNCVTCWDHSPSLKTPRSHGWKKQQMSWEMFDSLTQDIARMNSVQAIILSGMGEPFLNPYIYQMIAQCKAYGWHTTVLTNALKCDPERVLVSNVDMLLISVNGVTPKSYTAFHPNLTPKDFERLCEILREFASAGKRFKQVQVIINENYRELVEMVKFAHDYQASQITFKLASLGEGTEIWTISNEQREELLTLLIPLAKNIAKKLEVKTNLDVFEQQVTTGSLATAPIESIGCYMGWVYSRITVDGTILYCCSKEVVVGSLAEAPFSQHWYGKKWQELRERLRGGNYFNSCYQCGKLNQNFKWKQRLEAEST, encoded by the coding sequence ATGAAAAATCATCTGTATATTCTGGGTATGAAAACTGGGAGTATTTACACTGGGCCACAAACAGTTCATATTGATATTACCAATGCGTGTAATACAAATTGTGTTACTTGTTGGGATCACTCACCTTCACTAAAAACACCCCGTTCTCACGGCTGGAAAAAGCAACAAATGTCTTGGGAAATGTTTGATTCTCTCACACAGGATATAGCGAGGATGAACTCTGTACAAGCTATAATTTTATCAGGAATGGGAGAGCCGTTTCTCAATCCTTATATTTACCAAATGATTGCTCAATGTAAGGCATACGGTTGGCACACTACAGTTTTGACTAATGCCTTAAAGTGTGATCCAGAACGTGTTTTAGTATCTAATGTAGATATGCTATTGATTTCAGTAAATGGTGTTACTCCCAAATCATACACCGCATTTCATCCAAACTTAACGCCTAAAGATTTTGAACGATTGTGCGAAATTTTAAGAGAATTTGCATCAGCAGGAAAGAGATTCAAACAAGTCCAGGTAATAATAAATGAAAATTATCGAGAGTTAGTTGAAATGGTCAAATTTGCCCATGACTACCAAGCCTCCCAAATTACTTTTAAGCTCGCTAGTTTAGGAGAGGGGACTGAGATTTGGACGATCAGCAACGAGCAACGAGAAGAATTATTAACCCTGTTAATTCCCTTGGCTAAAAATATAGCTAAAAAATTAGAAGTAAAAACAAATTTGGATGTATTTGAACAGCAGGTTACCACTGGGTCTCTAGCAACTGCCCCGATTGAATCAATTGGTTGTTATATGGGTTGGGTTTACAGTCGTATTACGGTGGATGGAACCATTTTATACTGCTGTTCAAAAGAAGTTGTGGTAGGTTCTCTGGCGGAAGCTCCATTTTCTCAACATTGGTATGGTAAAAAGTGGCAAGAATTGAGGGAGCGACTAAGGGGGGGGAACTATTTTAATAGTTGTTATCAGTGCGGTAAGTTAAATCAGAATTTCAAATGGAAACAACGGTTGGAGGCAGAGTCAACATGA
- a CDS encoding bifunctional metallophosphatase/5'-nucleotidase yields MFKILLVGLCSLVLTLVFVPRIVAQSESVTVQLIAFNDLHGNLEPANLTFTLPDGQRIPAGGVEYLASHIQQLRRKYPHTLLVSAGDSIGASPLLSALFHDEPTIEALDVMQLAVNAVGNHEFDQGTAELLRLQKGGCHPQDGCRDNQPFRGAKFQYLAANVIDEKTGQPILPAYKIYTFDGVKIAFIGMTLEGTPKIVSQRGIQGLRFQNEADTVNALVPELQKQGVQAIVVLVHEGGLPTGGYNECPSIAGPIVEIVQRTDPAVDLFITGHTHQAYNCVLGGRVVTSAASFGRLLTAITLTLDRRTKDVRAIQAQNLIVTRDVPADGALTRLINRYKALADPLANRVIGQITADILRTASPSGEMPLGNLIADAQLAATQAPEQGGAVVAFMNPGGIRAELTLAPGGQVTYGQAFAVQPFGNNLVTMSLTGAQIKALLEQQFDNPTPGQNRILQVSQGFRYRWSPTAPPGNRVQDMSLNGQPIRPEQTYRVTVNSFLADGGDNFTVLRQGQERVGGVTDMAAWEAYFRAQSPVSPPALGRIVN; encoded by the coding sequence ATGTTCAAAATACTCTTGGTAGGTTTATGTTCCCTGGTTTTAACCCTGGTCTTTGTGCCTAGGATTGTCGCTCAGAGTGAGAGCGTCACGGTGCAATTGATTGCTTTTAATGATTTGCATGGCAATTTGGAACCGGCTAATTTAACCTTTACGCTACCCGATGGACAGCGCATTCCTGCGGGCGGGGTGGAATATTTAGCCAGTCATATTCAGCAGTTGCGGCGCAAATATCCCCACACTTTATTGGTCTCGGCAGGGGATTCTATCGGTGCCAGTCCTTTGCTATCTGCCCTCTTCCATGATGAACCGACCATTGAAGCCCTGGATGTCATGCAATTGGCGGTCAATGCAGTGGGCAACCATGAATTTGACCAGGGGACAGCCGAGTTACTCCGCTTACAAAAAGGGGGGTGTCATCCCCAGGATGGCTGTCGGGACAATCAGCCATTTAGAGGGGCAAAATTTCAATATTTGGCGGCGAATGTGATTGATGAAAAAACGGGTCAACCAATTTTACCTGCCTATAAAATTTACACATTTGATGGGGTAAAAATTGCCTTTATTGGGATGACTTTGGAAGGGACTCCGAAAATTGTTTCCCAACGTGGGATTCAGGGGTTGCGGTTTCAGAATGAAGCGGATACGGTAAATGCCCTGGTGCCAGAATTGCAAAAACAAGGGGTGCAGGCAATCGTGGTGCTGGTGCATGAGGGAGGGCTGCCCACCGGGGGGTACAATGAATGTCCGAGTATTGCCGGGCCGATTGTGGAGATTGTCCAACGCACTGACCCGGCGGTGGATTTGTTCATTACGGGGCATACCCATCAAGCCTACAATTGCGTGCTGGGTGGACGGGTGGTGACCAGTGCCGCTTCCTTTGGGCGGTTGCTGACGGCAATCACGCTCACTCTTGACCGTCGGACAAAAGATGTGCGGGCGATTCAGGCCCAGAACCTGATTGTCACCCGGGACGTGCCTGCGGATGGGGCGCTCACCCGTTTAATCAACCGTTACAAAGCCCTGGCGGACCCGTTGGCAAACAGGGTGATTGGCCAAATTACAGCGGATATACTTCGTACTGCCAGCCCGAGTGGGGAAATGCCCCTGGGGAATCTGATTGCCGATGCCCAGTTGGCGGCTACCCAAGCTCCGGAGCAAGGGGGAGCGGTGGTGGCGTTCATGAACCCGGGGGGGATTCGGGCGGAGTTGACCTTGGCACCGGGGGGGCAGGTGACCTATGGGCAGGCTTTTGCGGTGCAACCCTTTGGCAATAATTTGGTGACGATGAGCCTGACGGGGGCGCAGATCAAGGCACTTTTGGAACAGCAGTTTGATAACCCGACACCCGGACAAAACCGCATTCTCCAGGTCTCCCAGGGCTTTCGTTACCGTTGGTCGCCCACGGCCCCCCCAGGCAACCGGGTGCAGGACATGAGCCTCAACGGCCAGCCCATTCGCCCGGAGCAAACCTATCGGGTGACGGTAAATAGTTTTCTCGCAGATGGGGGGGACAATTTCACCGTTTTGCGCCAGGGACAGGAACGGGTGGGGGGGGTGACGGATATGGCCGCCTGGGAAGCCTATTTCCGGGCCCAGTCCCCCGTTTCTCCGCCCGCTTTGGGACGGATTGTGAATTAG
- the ppk1 gene encoding polyphosphate kinase 1 has protein sequence MNDVAALPLAHPSHFINREKSWLYFNDRVLHEALDPRTPLLEQAKFLAIFSTNLDEYFMVRIDALRDQVEANVTTPSPDGLTPQQQLDLISAHLAPVISQQHDYFAQNLRPRLAEAGIMIADYPTLTPEQQAYLHNDFLRQVFPILTPLAVDPGHPFPYMSNLSLNLAVLLEDTKTGQHHFARVKVPTKAASNPGGKALKRFVTLPEPLRPAGVRWLGVPLEQVIGHNLGALFPGMALVGWYPFRVTRDADLEIREDEAGDLLAEIEKEVRSRRYGRDATRLEIAKSAPELVRETLTQGLKIQAPWIYEINTLLNLGDLMELAFLPYPELRDPDWTPVIPALFEEKAYSEAQGGVDWFSLIHQGDVLVHHPYHSFAGTVERFIAQAATDPEVLGIKMTLYRTSGDSPIVQSLITAAENGIQVAVLVELKARFDEENNILWARRLEQAGVHVVYGLIGLKTHSKLALVVRREGEGIRRYMHLGTGNYNSKTARIYTDLGILTCRDDLAADVTELFNFLTGYSRQRQYRHLLVAPVNMREELVRLIRQEAAHARAGQPARIFAKMNALADTGIILELYEAAQAGVEIRLLVRGMCTLRPGVPGLSERIQVVSIIGRFLEHSRVFWFHNQGQENLYIGSADWRTRNLDRRVEALTPVLDAGIKQQLQEIMELMWTDNRQAWDLQPDGTYIQRQPAPGEPERGSHALLMQKALAEATPVV, from the coding sequence ATGAATGACGTTGCCGCTCTCCCCTTGGCGCATCCCAGCCACTTTATCAACCGGGAAAAAAGTTGGCTCTATTTCAACGACCGGGTGCTGCACGAAGCCCTCGACCCCCGTACCCCCCTGTTGGAACAGGCGAAATTCCTGGCCATTTTTAGCACCAATTTAGATGAATATTTCATGGTGCGGATTGATGCCCTGCGGGATCAGGTGGAAGCCAATGTGACCACCCCCAGCCCCGACGGTCTCACCCCCCAACAGCAACTGGATTTGATCAGCGCCCATCTGGCACCCGTGATTAGCCAACAGCATGATTATTTCGCCCAAAATCTGCGCCCCCGTTTGGCAGAAGCCGGGATTATGATCGCCGATTACCCCACCCTCACCCCGGAACAACAGGCCTATTTGCACAATGATTTTCTGCGCCAGGTGTTTCCCATCCTCACGCCCCTGGCGGTGGACCCCGGCCATCCCTTTCCCTATATGTCCAATTTGAGTCTGAACCTGGCTGTATTACTTGAGGATACGAAAACCGGCCAGCACCATTTCGCCCGGGTGAAGGTGCCCACCAAGGCGGCGTCCAACCCTGGGGGTAAGGCGTTGAAACGGTTTGTCACCCTGCCGGAGCCGTTGCGGCCAGCGGGGGTGCGGTGGTTGGGGGTGCCCCTGGAGCAGGTGATCGGTCACAATTTGGGGGCACTCTTTCCGGGGATGGCATTGGTGGGCTGGTATCCGTTTCGGGTCACCCGGGATGCGGATTTGGAAATTCGGGAAGATGAGGCGGGGGATTTGCTGGCGGAAATTGAAAAAGAAGTCCGGAGCCGCCGCTACGGCCGGGATGCCACCCGTTTGGAAATTGCTAAGTCCGCCCCGGAGTTGGTGCGGGAGACCCTCACCCAGGGGTTGAAAATTCAAGCACCTTGGATTTATGAAATCAACACCCTGTTGAATCTGGGGGATTTGATGGAGTTGGCCTTTTTGCCCTACCCGGAACTGCGGGACCCGGATTGGACCCCGGTGATCCCCGCCCTATTTGAGGAAAAAGCCTACAGCGAAGCCCAGGGGGGGGTGGATTGGTTTAGTTTGATCCACCAGGGGGACGTGTTGGTTCATCATCCCTACCATTCCTTTGCGGGGACGGTGGAACGGTTTATTGCCCAGGCGGCTACTGACCCGGAAGTCCTCGGCATCAAAATGACCCTGTACCGTACTTCGGGGGATTCGCCCATCGTCCAGTCCCTGATTACGGCGGCGGAAAATGGCATCCAGGTGGCAGTATTGGTGGAATTGAAAGCCCGTTTTGATGAGGAAAATAACATCCTCTGGGCCCGGCGGTTGGAGCAGGCCGGGGTACACGTGGTGTATGGGTTGATTGGTCTAAAAACCCACAGCAAATTGGCCTTGGTGGTGCGCCGGGAGGGGGAAGGGATTCGCCGTTATATGCACCTGGGCACGGGGAATTACAATTCCAAAACCGCCCGGATTTACACGGATTTGGGGATTTTGACCTGTCGGGATGACCTGGCCGCCGATGTGACGGAATTGTTTAATTTCCTCACCGGTTATTCCCGCCAACGGCAGTATCGCCATCTACTGGTGGCGCCGGTGAATATGCGGGAGGAACTGGTTCGGTTGATTCGGCAGGAAGCGGCCCACGCCCGAGCCGGACAACCCGCCCGGATTTTTGCCAAGATGAACGCCCTGGCGGACACGGGCATTATTTTGGAACTCTACGAGGCGGCGCAGGCGGGGGTGGAAATTCGCCTGTTGGTGCGGGGGATGTGTACGCTCCGGCCAGGGGTGCCGGGCTTAAGCGAGCGGATTCAGGTGGTGAGCATTATTGGGCGGTTTTTGGAGCATTCCCGGGTATTTTGGTTCCACAATCAGGGGCAGGAAAATCTGTACATTGGCAGTGCGGATTGGCGTACCCGCAATTTAGACCGGCGGGTGGAAGCCCTGACCCCGGTGCTGGATGCGGGGATCAAACAGCAGTTGCAGGAGATCATGGAACTGATGTGGACGGACAACCGCCAGGCGTGGGATTTGCAACCCGATGGCACCTACATCCAACGCCAGCCTGCCCCCGGGGAGCCGGAACGGGGTTCCCATGCCCTATTGATGCAAAAAGCCTTGGCGGAGGCCACCCCAGTGGTGTAG
- a CDS encoding radical SAM protein, whose translation MNSKDFAESLGGVITWNINTACNYRCSYCTQRHLKDRTRRGGEIEAFLRTFAQLSGKWEIKLSGGEPFLHPQLTELVAGIVSLGHYVSIVSNFSATISRLSSFLGAVGDHLKVFSISLHREYVNTESALLEFTNKINWLQSHIPIHSSVNVTCVATRDNLPHLVFLHNWFTSHQITFKIQPEKQDREVIKYSPEEELLLKKLGGHNQLQEIVFNFKGRLCWAGSRYFTLDDRGEAWRCYPARRYRKEYLGNILAGSLQLFDTPRPCLYSYCNCTVPIERNMMFIKE comes from the coding sequence ATGAACAGTAAGGATTTTGCTGAATCTTTAGGAGGGGTAATTACCTGGAATATCAATACAGCGTGTAACTATCGTTGTTCCTACTGTACACAACGTCATCTGAAAGATCGAACGAGACGGGGGGGAGAAATAGAGGCTTTCTTGAGAACTTTTGCTCAATTATCAGGTAAATGGGAGATAAAGTTATCTGGGGGAGAACCATTTTTGCATCCGCAATTAACTGAATTGGTAGCGGGGATTGTTAGTTTAGGGCACTATGTAAGCATTGTTTCTAACTTTTCTGCCACCATTTCTAGGCTGAGCAGTTTTTTAGGAGCCGTAGGTGATCATCTCAAGGTGTTTTCTATCAGTTTGCATAGAGAGTATGTCAATACTGAATCAGCCCTACTGGAGTTTACCAATAAAATTAATTGGTTACAGTCTCATATACCCATACATTCTAGTGTCAATGTGACCTGTGTCGCTACTAGAGATAATTTGCCTCATTTGGTGTTTTTACATAACTGGTTTACCTCACATCAAATTACCTTTAAGATTCAACCAGAAAAACAGGATCGTGAAGTAATCAAATATTCTCCCGAAGAAGAATTGTTATTAAAAAAATTAGGTGGTCATAATCAATTACAGGAAATAGTGTTTAATTTTAAGGGAAGATTGTGTTGGGCTGGTAGCAGGTATTTTACCTTAGATGATCGGGGAGAGGCATGGCGGTGTTACCCTGCGAGACGCTACCGAAAAGAGTATTTAGGTAACATTCTTGCAGGTTCTTTACAATTGTTTGACACGCCTCGCCCTTGCTTGTACAGTTACTGTAACTGTACTGTTCCGATTGAACGTAACATGATGTTTATCAAGGAGTAG
- a CDS encoding radical SAM protein, whose amino-acid sequence MKRQRTIEWQTNGICNYNCSYCIQSPKYRQGYPTSEEIDKFLRFFSHLEGEWEIKMSGGEPFAFPGFMNQVIPGLAQLNHRISVLTNLSASPHTLSKFCKLIGHKINIISASLHREFVSLKPFLTKLKYLRSLLPQEVTIVVNSVLVPTTLAELLEVKNEIESAGFIYFPQWLKTKTGTFNYSESDREILPLLIGDKPNSKQANLSPSYYGYQCWAGVDYFILDQFGNAWSCRTAKRYKEGYLGNVFQESVKLWNNSQPCPYTICPCTVPANRGMIEYEQ is encoded by the coding sequence ATGAAACGTCAGCGCACCATCGAGTGGCAAACTAATGGAATATGCAATTATAATTGTTCTTATTGCATCCAATCCCCTAAATATCGTCAAGGTTATCCTACATCTGAAGAAATAGATAAATTTTTAAGATTCTTTAGCCACCTAGAAGGGGAATGGGAAATTAAAATGTCTGGAGGCGAACCCTTTGCTTTTCCTGGTTTTATGAATCAAGTTATACCTGGGTTAGCTCAGCTAAATCATCGTATTTCTGTACTGACTAATCTATCTGCTTCTCCTCATACTTTATCAAAATTTTGCAAACTAATAGGACACAAAATTAATATCATTTCTGCGAGTCTGCATCGTGAATTTGTCAGTCTCAAACCTTTCTTAACTAAACTAAAATACTTACGTTCCTTATTACCCCAGGAAGTAACAATTGTAGTCAATAGCGTACTCGTGCCCACAACTTTGGCAGAATTACTAGAAGTAAAAAATGAAATCGAGTCGGCAGGTTTTATTTATTTCCCTCAGTGGTTAAAGACTAAAACAGGAACATTTAATTATAGCGAATCCGACCGAGAGATTTTGCCACTACTTATTGGCGATAAACCAAATTCCAAACAGGCAAATTTATCTCCTAGTTACTATGGCTATCAATGTTGGGCAGGTGTTGATTATTTTATCCTAGACCAGTTTGGTAATGCTTGGTCCTGTCGCACTGCTAAGCGTTATAAAGAAGGCTATTTAGGTAATGTTTTCCAAGAAAGTGTCAAATTGTGGAATAATTCCCAACCCTGTCCCTATACCATTTGTCCTTGCACTGTACCTGCTAATCGAGGGATGATTGAATATGAACAGTAA